The nucleotide sequence TAACCACTACGATTTTTGCATTTTACTTCTGTTAGATGgttggacccttccccggaccctgcgcaagcgggagctacatgcaccgggctgccctttacTTCTGTTAGATGGTATTAATCTACATTGTCTTAACACTGAAATGAACATGCTAAATTTCAGAACTATCCCGTGGTATTACTccttgaactttttccaaatgccTAGATATTTTGTGAAGTATGTTAGTTTAAACACCATAATACTTCTCATTTAGGCATAAATTGTAACACCTCCAAATTTGCTAAAACCAACGCCACATGCAATGGATCACAGATGCATACTGTAACTCACTTGGACTTGCATCCCCGCTCGACTCAAAATGGTTAACCTGGAGTTACTAGGCATGGTGCTGTTGTGTTTCTGTGCTGTCTAAAGACTTTGAAATCGTCTAAACTCTGCATGTTGGATATATCGAACTCCTACAACACACATGAGGCAAACTGGACCAAGGTGTTACAGGTACATGGACTAATAATATCCCACGATACTTGCATTTCCCTGTCCTCTTTTCTCATGCTCTCAGACCAAACCTTCATGTTGCTGCTTAAGATCAGGAATGGCTAATGGGACACTGATGAATTATCTGCTCTGATGCAACTTCTGTAAGCAAGAAACATTGCGTTCGGCTGGACTGACGACTGACCGGACTAGAAGAAAGTTTCCTTGATGTATTCATGTTTTGTTTTCATCTCTCTCTAGCTGGGATTTTAGTTTTGGTATTCTGTAACTCACTATGTACTTTTCTGGTTTCTGATTTTACTGAAACTTTAGCCGGGGGGCTCCCCTCCTGACTTCGCTAAAGTAAAATAAACGGTACGTTATCACTGCCAAAGACTCGAAACAAATGAATAAATATTTGACCATTCAACAAAAATAAAAACTCTATGCTATAATTACTGTATATTAGGTATGTCCATAGGTACTCTTGTTCAAAACAAATTCATGTTGGGAGAAACAAAACAAAGATTGGTGTGATCATATGAGCAATTATGTTTTCACCTTTTCCTTGATCTTTCATGTATTAGTTACTTTTAGGATTACCATTATACAGTTCGTGCACAATTTCCATTTGACTCAACGTCCAAACTGATGTAGTCTGCACCTATACATGGTAATTTGCAATTAATACCTCCCCGTGAAACAAATTACCTTTTGTCTGAGCGTCATTAGTTGGTGACTGATGCGTATCTGCAGTCCATGTAGGATAGAGCAATTGCTGACGAAGAGTACCCAAAACCATATATGGTCTTTGTGGGACAAAAAATATGCCATTATCTCTTCTCTGCTTGGAACTTTGCAATAGTTCTTCACCCTCCGGCTTTATGTTGGATGGCTCATTAGAACCTAAATTTGCTGTCTGAAGCTGCCTAGAATCTCTGGCATGGTATATGATATTCCCAGTGCCACTAGTCCAAAGGCCAGCCAAAGCACGGAGCAATGAGGTCTTCCCGCAGCCGCTGGGTCCCATCACCTAAAAGTAATAATGAGAACACCACATCAGTCTGATGTCACCAGTATTATTTATGTTACTGATTGTACAACCAGATATAAGACATGAAATACCAGTAGGTGGTCCTTGTCTTTTAATTCCATACTGAAGTCAGTGATAAGAATATTTCCACCCCTAGGTGTTAACAATGTCAAATCACAAATCTCTAGAACTATGCCTGGCTCAGATTGCATTTGTGATCCATTAGAACTAAGAACAGAAGGACTGCCGCTCTTGAAAGAGATGTTgatcccatcaatgctatcacgtTGGGGTGATAGAGAAGACTCATTTTCACCCAATAGATCATCAAATTCACCTGTGGTTTAAAGTTCAATTAGGTTAACCTAGGCACCTTAGCAAGTACTGTagcagagagggagggagggagggaggtgttACCTAAACGATCAATGACAGCTGAGAATGCACTAATTGACTGAAACTGGAAAACAATGAGAGAAAAATCACTGAGGATGTGATTGAAAGCAGACACCGATTGGTTTATTACTCCAAACTCGATTTTTCCTGCAAAGAACATTGGAGCAACAACTGCAGCTGGCAGGATTTGAATTAAATATCGGTAACCATTGGTGAAGAACTCCAGATTCCGGGATGCTATCAGTAATTCCTACAAGGATAACAAAAAATCAAACATCGGATTATTCGCAAATATAAATTGCATCATGAGTTTCTAGTTGAACATAAAAGTATAGAGAGAGCGAAGCTGACACAGAGTGCCTGTTTTCAAGAGTGGTGGTGGCATGGTGCATTCCCTCACGACAGTATAAATGCATAAGCATGAGTTTGTTTTGGGACCCGGAAATCATCTAAATTTGGAAACCTTTTTTAGAAGTATACGTGTTCCATTTACATCAAATcatgtagacacacctaagaaagCACTGGAAGGGCACCTGGCCCCGTACTTCTGCACAAACAACCCCCGAACAAAGACAACTACAAAAATAGACCTGGTTACTGGGTGAAATATATTTAGTCTAGTGGCAGGAGAAGCTTATGACTGCAATGTAATACCAACAGTTTATTACAGCATGATAAGAAAAGCAGTATTAATAATTTACTTTAAACATATAAAGAAGCATATTAATGTGAAATGCAACCTATGTAATACCACATCCAGAGAGAAATAAATTTGTAGACATTCAACATGCTTTTCTAGCTATCATGACATTTTATTTCGCTCGCCGATCTTGCTGATGCTGAGGAGATTGTGGCAACACCGCAAATCATGTGTCCTTGACAATGCACAGCCCGACTACAACAAAGATCTGGAAGTTAGTTGGCACTAAGAAGCCAATGGCACGCGCAACCACCTACCGCATTCCTTGTCAGAATATTGGCTCAGGCTCTTTTGTGTAGTTTTGTGGCAGCTTCAGGCTGCAGTTTTCATAGTTGGTTGTTAGGCTCTTGGTCGTGTTTTGGGTCATTATCACCTGTGGTGTTGTATCTTTTGCGCCTTCTCGGCGTTTCTTCCAATGCAAAAATATATACTCTTTGCGATGTGTTCTAGAAAAGTAATAATTATTTCACCTGCCACAGTTATCATCATAGTTGACAATCTTTTAGGATATCATAATATTAGCATATCTGGTATCTCAATGTTTTCAAACTACATAACATGACTCACTAATATGAGTAGCAATTTACAGGATTATCAAGGACAGGCAAAGTTTGGTCTAGAAACCATGGGTGTTTTGCTTTCTGGTGAAATGTGTTATAAATAAGCGATTGAGGATTATTTGAGAAACTCATCCAAATATCCTAATATTCTTTTGCAAAATATAAATGAGTGCTAGAAGAAAAACTTGTGGGTGCTTCTGGTTTATTGCAAGCTTGCAGCTCTACTCCACCCACTGCTTAGCAGGCTTACCTACTGATAAATGACCCAATGGCAGCTTTCATAATGTCAGAACTCGGAACTAACAAGGAAAGTGGAGCAAAACAAATGGGAATATAAGGTGATAAACAGGCTATACAAGCAATGCTTACACTTAGGTTTTCGTAAGCCCTCCTGAACCGATCCAACAGAAGTTGCAGTTCATTTTCCTCACCACCGTAAAAAGCAATTGATTCAGCGTTTTCTCTAACACGGACAAGCCCGTAACGGAAATCCGCTTCTTTCTTTTCTTGCATGAAGTTCAAGTTGACCAAACTCTGTCAACACAAGCATGGCAAACTATTAGTTATATGAATAACGAAAGAATGTGAACAATTATATCTATTTTGATTCAAGTTATAGATAAATAATGCTGGTAAAAGCCTTACCTTACCAAGGAAGACACTAATAGCGGTCCCTCCAAGAGAATAAACAATAAGAACAATGAATAATGGTGGATAGATCCCATAAAGGATATTGCTGAATGATACCAAATCCACGACAGCATTGAGAAGTGTCAGGGAAAACGCAAGCGCAGTTCCAGTGAATGCACTTAGGTCATCATTGATCCGCTGGTCTGGATTGTCTATTAGTGATTGAGACTGAATCTTGTAGAATGTTCTGTTCTTAAAGTAGCGCTTCATGTAATAACTCGTCATCCAAGATCGCCATCTTAAAGAGAGGGTTTCTCTTGCATAGTCCCTCAAGACAAAGAACTGTATAGCAGTGCAAGCAGGAGGTTGCAAATCAGAACATAAGATTAAGAGGTACACTAATTGCTGAATCTGCAACATGAGAAGCAACGTAACGAATACAGCTCCTAATGATGAATGCTAATAGGAGCATAGCAATTCCAGACACTTCTGGGAACCAGGAGCAAGAGTAAGATCCTTGCAGCTTTAGTCCTCTAGTGCAAAGATCAAATGTTCAATTGTGTATTACTTTTTCCGGGAGTTGGGGACCTTTTGCTAAATGGAAGAGATAACCAGGTAGATTTTAGGTAAAACATCAACAATAAATTTAGCTACAGCCTCTGAAACAACTAGAAAATATGAACATCGTGGATCTAGACAACCCTGGAAAGGATACCTATCATGATATACAAACCACTGATACTTAACACAGGAAACCACAGTTATGTTCCCTCTGTAAATACTAGTCATTGATTGTTAAACAGGACAGTGCACTAATGGAGAAAAGATTACTCATAAGATAGCATCATCTGATACTATCAGTTTTCATGTCTAGTTGCTACAAATAGCAGCTTGAAGAGCAATACCTACAAAAGGGCAGCAATATGCTCACCGGAACTCCTACAGCGAAACCTCCCAAGTAGTACAGCAGTTGCTTGGTAAATTGTTCCTGGTCCTTGTCTTGAAAGAGACACCACTAAATATGTGTTAGCAAGTAAAAAGATAAGATGAAGTACATTCACTTTGAATTATATGAAGTGACACCTTCAGTTATGAGTACATTCACTTTGAATTATATGAAGTGAGACCTTCAGTTACGCCCtatcgcttgatgctacatttgagATAATAAAAACGCCCTTTATCGGAAAAAAAGAAGTTACGCCCATACAGAAGGCTGAAACATAATTTCTTATCTACTTTTTATATTGCAAAAGATTAAACCGAGGTATGTCATCTTTAGTATCACTCAATTTTTATGTGGAACAGAAAACTGTTAATCGCTCCCTCTCCTACCCTCTAATCTTAATCACGTGCACTGGCAAAGTGGCAATTATGTGTGTGTATGTTTATTCAGAACACTAACATTCAAGCTACCAGTTCTTAACAGTTTTAACAAAAGATGAAACATACCGGCAAGGGCGTTGTAGAAATCACGACCCAGAAAGTTGAATCCAACACTAATCCCTGTAGTCGCCAACGTGAGAGCAAATACACCAGCAAGCTGAAGCCTTGCTTGGACCTTGTCCTCTGACCACCAGTAAGGGGCGGCGACTTTCCAAAATCTTCTAGCTAGCGTTTTGAGGTCTGTACCAGCTCTCTATCAGCatgagatgaaggaaatatgcatcCATTAGCAACGCAGCAAACAACAAACCAGCACAAGAGGCACCAGCATTTGCAGAGTGACACGCACAGCGCCCAAAATGCCATTCGCTGCAACGACATGGCATGTAGTTGAACAATGGATGTCGGGTCAAAGCAGATCTACGGCTAGTAACCGCAGCACAGCATTAGGcgaaacaaaaataataataaacagAAGTTAAGACTGAACTCCTTTCCCTAAAAGGAACTGCGGCTAATAGCGCAATGCGGACCCTGTGCAAAAACTGGAACTGCATTTTTAGAATAACGATCCTATAATCTTATGATGTTTGGCCATGCAAAATCAACCTCACTGAAGCGCATTGCAGCGACATCACGATAGCAAAGCAGACAAACTGGCACTTTGCTTGTGCACGACTAAACAATGCAGACTGTGATCTTATGATTGGTTTGTGAATTGCAGTACGGCCCTGTCGCTCTGAATCCGCCCGCTGAACTGCGAACCCCTGCATGATCTAGCAAAATCTAGCAATGCGGCAGGACGCTAAAGCTATTATTAAACTAGTAGAAGCCAGTTGCAACACAGACCTAAAGCTCAGAAGCCAGAACGGAAAAGTAGGAACTGTAAAACCATACTAAGTGTACTAAGCTCAAAGCGGAGCAGAGCAGAGAAGACCACGCCCAAAAGGCCACGGCGCGGCACAAAAGACCATAATCACCTTGTCCTCGCCTCCTGGAGGGCCAGGGGAGTCGCTGGAGGCCTCTgatgcggcggcggccggaggaggggcCGCCGCCCTCCGTCGCCCGCGGCGGCGCATGGCGGGGGGCACCGCGGCCCGGCGGAAGGGGAGGCCGAAGCGCGGCGACGCGGAGTGGCCGAGGCTGCGAGACAGCTGCCGCGGGAGCGATGGTGGTTGCGGCGCGGACGAAGTGGTGGGGAAGCAGCAGCATGTGGGCACGACGAGTAAGTGCATCTTCCTCGCCCGCTTTTTAAAATCCTCTCTCCTCGACCACCGACCGACTGCCTCGTCGTGGCAAGCGAGCAATGGCGAGCGCCGTGGaccacggcgcggcggcgggcgtggGAGGCGGTACTGGCGGAGCAGAGACGCTACGGTTCACGCTGCTTCGAGTCGACCCGCGGGGGAGGCGGACGGGTCGCTGACATTCTGGCCACCGAAGGATAGTGGCCCCATCTCCGGGACGAAGGCATGCCGCGGGGGCGGAAGCAGCACCACACGCATCCTATCTTCTGAAACCAGAAACAGCGCGTACACCAAGGAACAGCAGCAGTAACACAACATAATTAAGCTCTCCTCAGCATCTGAGACGTCACACGAAATATATATTGCATCAACACAATTGGACATCTTCTTTCCTTTTggattccttttcttttcttttcttttcttttcttttgttcacAAGAGAAATCATCAATTTATTGCAGCAATGAAGAATTTACAATGCCTGGCTGTGGACGCCAGTTTATGCTTCTTTTTCTTGCCTAGCCTGGTAAAGCCCTACCTCGCTAGCTAGCAAAATCCTGTGACTAAAAAAACACAAGCTAAGCTGGTTGCATGCTGGCGGCCATGCACAAGACGATGAAAGAATCTGGATGAATGTGTGTGGCGCTTCGCCACTGTAATTGGGGTTGGTTAGTCCTTGTCAGAAATTTCAGTTCATGTATCCACGGCAGTTAGGGGCTTTACACAGGCAGGGAACCTTGCGATCCTCCGACTCGTCCGGGTCAAATTTGTAGTCATACCTGTGGATGACAGGGGAAAATAGAGAGGATCAGAACATCAAATGATTGCAGATTGTTGTATACACTCTCAACGCGATTAAATTGTCTTTTTTTCCGTGTGTAAACCAGACAGAAGAGGACAGGGTTATGAAGCAGTACGTCAATTCTTCTCCGGCTGAGACATCTCTTCTGGCAATCAGAATTATCTGGCTCTTGTTGTCGCCGACGCTCACGATCCTCGCGTAGCAGTTAGGCATGCACTGCAAACGCAATGACTATATTAGTTAACCATTTCATGGATTCAAGAAGATGCAGGTGTCAGAGAGCATGATCAAGGTTTACCGAGTGGTTAATTATGCGGGCGATGTTTCCTCTCTCCGTAGCATCAATCACAACATCTTCACTTATTTTGAACAGCTGCAGCAGCACAAGACGCAAAAAAACAATTCAGCACGTCAGAACAACAAAGCTACAGTTTTTATGTGGTTCTACACTTAATCGAATTGTCATCAAGAAAAGATTGCATGACGGCGATTAGTTACACCAGTTAAACCGTTCAAGTTGAAAGTAGGGAACCAattaaaacagtacaaaaaggaTAACTCACGTAGCAGTCTTTATTTTCCTTGTGATATCGTGCTTCCCTCAAATCAGCAACACTACGTCTGACTTGGTCCCCACGATATTCGATCACCTGGCACAAGTTTGGTTAGCTGACAAATTAAGAACAGATTCCTCACAAATGGGATGTATTTAAGTGCTTCGATAACATAGGCATAAGCATTTTCATGGTAAAATTTTGAACTCTAGTGTGAGACAGAAAATGTACTAAAAATGTTCATGCTGCTGATTTAACATGTATGTGCCTATAAATTATGCACAACAAACCAATTACATCTACAAATTGGAGATCAAGCATTGCAACCAATTATATTCATTAACTGGAGATCAGTCAATGCAACCAAGTATATTCACTAATTGGAGATCAAGCAAGTAACAAAAGTTATCTGCTGTATTAGACAGTGCACATTTAATCAAATTGCTGCCATAAATGCTACATTGGGCTGTTAAATTATGCTTTGTGACCAGATTAATATGGTATGTCAGTGCATGTGCTTGATAATGTAGTTAGTATGAGCACTGTTGAAGAAAAAAATATAGTCTGCAGTGATTACCATTTGCCCCTCTTGAATTTTCCTAACAGCAAAGAGCCCCCATCCATGTACTCCAGATCGACCACAAGAGACCCTCTTATTTTCAGTTCTCTGAAATAGTCAAACATATGTTTATTGGTTTGCTCATATAGCCTTTTAAGAACCAGGATCATTCAGAAAgtaaacctgtaaatattgaagcCTTTCTTTGAACGTAGCAAAAGGTCGGTCGCCCTTCTGGTCCTGCTGACAAGGGAATAAGATGCCTAAATGTTTCTAGCATTCAAATGTTGCTTAAAAAAAGATGGTGATGGTCAGGACCAGGCACTTACCATGTATGTGTTCAAAGCCTCAATCAAATCTTGAGAGTGGTGTCGGGGTCCCATTATTCGATGGGCAACTGCCTCTCCTTGTTGTTTCTGGAAAACACAGATAATTTAGTACCAAGGACTTGCTGACAAAACAACAGAAATTAAAACTACACAGGTCTGTTAACATCACTTGCATTTAACATTAACCTAAGTTGGGCATAACAGTATGTCACGCAAAACAGTGCTGCTGCAATTTTCAGAATCAACACACACGAACACGCGCACACAACAGGCAAAAAAATTATACAGGAAGGATGAAAAAAAGGTCAATGTATATATTGAGTATAATTGTATAAATGAACTAGAAACGAAAATTATCACAAGGTAATGTCCAGGGTGGATGCAGAAAACCAAGATAATTAGAAAATACCTTGTTTTTCAAGATTTCATAAGGTAGGCACCTTGCAGCTGGGCAATCAGAAACTTCAGCAGGAAAAACCTCCTGGTGATTTTCACTCTTAGCTAGTCTTGCAGGAGATTGTTTCTCATTGTTTTGGAGCAAAAATTTGGTGGAGAACACTCCATCTGGTGTCTTCACTATCAACACATTATCTGGGTCAGGAGTACTGAAGTGGACAAGAAAGAATAACATGTATTAGTAACATTTACTGGTGATAATTTATGCCTCAGGTTACATTTTCACTTCTGCAAATGACATTGTTCCAAAATCATGCCAGTTCCATGGACCATATTTGCCATTGTTTTCTTAAAATAGGTTTGATTGGTACTAAAATCAACCCCAAAAGATTACACAAAAGGAAGTATATATAATGATCGTTAAGCCAGCTTAAAATTGTTCTTCTAGATAACCATTCATGAGTTTAACTTAACCAAAAAGGAAAAATCAAGTGATAGAATTATTACCTGTGAAACGCACAGTAGGAGACCATTTTAGTCACCTTCCTACCATTTCTCTCAGAGTATTGCAACTGCAAGAGTACAGGAAAAGTACAATTTTAATCTTTATGTTTAAAATCGGTTAATAAAGGAACAAACGCCAGAAAATGTTTGCGTCAAATGATGCACAGTTTAAACAGTTGTATCAAGTTATGCTTTAAAGACAGCATGCTTAAAAACTTTAGGATTAGCTCAAATGGAATTATTTGAGCAACGACACAAAAAAAATTGGCACAAGGGAATTTTTGCCACAACATAGCTTAAATGTAAAAGTTGGTGGAAAAAACTTGCTAATCCACAGCAATACTACACAGAAGCAAACAATATCAGGCTGGTAAGTGGCATATGCTCAAACATAATCTTTCAGACAATCATTATATAGCCAATAATATGCATTCTGTTTTCATATAAGAAAAGAGAGTGAAGGTTAAATTAAAGAAAATGGATATGCAAACATATTATGATGACAATTTCCTCTACAAAGAGGTGGCAAAAGCAGTCTACCTCCATGCGATATCCAGCTCTTGATGCACATGTTGCATGATAATAAGTAGAACACTTGTAGCACTGGGTGCAGGCCCCATGCATCTGCTTGCATATGATACATGTCTGGAGTTAACAAAAACACAAGAGTTAAACAAAGAGTAAGATGATTGAACACAGAAGCACATACAATAATTACCCATTAGGCAACCTTGCAAAGAGTACTAGATAAAAATCCTAACCTTCTTAAAGTACTCAGAAGGGATGCTCAATATGCCCACAGCTGGCTCCATTGTCTCGTCAACAGGAAAGGAGACTTTA is from Triticum aestivum cultivar Chinese Spring chromosome 3A, IWGSC CS RefSeq v2.1, whole genome shotgun sequence and encodes:
- the LOC123060692 gene encoding ABC transporter D family member 2, chloroplastic, which gives rise to MHLLVVPTCCCFPTTSSAPQPPSLPRQLSRSLGHSASPRFGLPFRRAAVPPAMRRRGRRRAAAPPPAAAASEASSDSPGPPGGEDKRAGTDLKTLARRFWKVAAPYWWSEDKVQARLQLAGVFALTLATTGISVGFNFLGRDFYNALADKDQEQFTKQLLYYLGGFAVGVPFFVLRDYARETLSLRWRSWMTSYYMKRYFKNRTFYKIQSQSLIDNPDQRINDDLSAFTGTALAFSLTLLNAVVDLVSFSNILYGIYPPLFIVLIVYSLGGTAISVFLGKSLVNLNFMQEKKEADFRYGLVRVRENAESIAFYGGEENELQLLLDRFRRAYENLSELLIASRNLEFFTNGYRYLIQILPAAVVAPMFFAGKIEFGVINQSVSAFNHILSDFSLIVFQFQSISAFSAVIDRLGEFDDLLGENESSLSPQRDSIDGINISFKSGSPSVLSSNGSQMQSEPGIVLEICDLTLLTPRGGNILITDFSMELKDKDHLLVMGPSGCGKTSLLRALAGLWTSGTGNIIYHARDSRQLQTANLGSNEPSNIKPEGEELLQSSKQRRDNGIFFVPQRPYMVLGTLRQQLLYPTWTADTHQSPTNDAQTKAPLSFLSEVSTSDGLGAKPEMPSTDELIRVLEVVRLGYILPRFNGIDSVHDWASVLSLGEQQRLAFARLLLAKPTLVLLDESTSALDDINEVHLYSQIEAAGITYISVGHRRTLHRFHNKVLYISKSDLTTGSPRNWELKPTDQKSIEESSPFTS